The Brassica rapa cultivar Chiifu-401-42 chromosome A10, CAAS_Brap_v3.01, whole genome shotgun sequence genome segment tttcttcaaacTTTCTCAAAAACAAACTATATTAAAATCGGGAAttattcggccaaaaaaaaatttcgtcgaataaatttaacattcattcgaAAAAAGACCAGTAACTATGTTATATCGTTAGGCTGGGGGTCCAGGGTTTAAGGTGGAGCTAGGGAGACGAGACGGACTCGTGTCACATGCCTCTAGCGTAGACGGGAAGTTACCAGGACCAGAGCTAGACGTAACCGGTCTAGTCAATCTATTCGCTAGTAACGGTCTTTCAATAACCGACATGATTGCTCTCTCAGGCGCACACACATTAGGATTCTCTCACTGCGACCGTTTCGCTCACCGTCTCTACAACTTCTCAGCCCTCATGCCAGTAGACCCCACGTTAGATCCGGCCTACGCACAACAGCTGATGCAAACCTGCCCTCGAGTCGGGTCGGAACCTAACGTTGTCTCAACCCTTGACGCCACCACCCCAGATGTCTTCGACAATGCCTACTTCCAGAACCTCGTGGCAAGGAAAGGACTCTTAACCTCCGACCAAGTTCTGTTTAACGACTTCAGGTCTCAGGCAACGGTGGTCAGGTTTGCAAACAACGCTGAAGATTTCAACAGCGCTTTCACCTCAGCTATGAGGAAACTCGGCCGCGTTGGAGTTAAAGTTGGGAAACAAGGAGAGATTAGAAAAGATTGCTCTGCTTTTAAttaactttatatatttaaaatgtcatAATCCAAAATGGAACATTTATTCTAATAATCTTTTATATAAATCTACCAATCGTAGATGTGTGCCGTGGATATGAATACAAACCAACAAACAAAACtgacaataacaacaacaacaacaaaaaaatcgaGACCAGAGCAAAAACTTCTGTATCGGCAAAGGCAAAACAAAACCAATGAATAAGAAGCCAAAAGGAACAGATTAAGCGCGGGTCTTGCCATAGAGCTGAGTGTAGACAGACTTGGTACGACGCACGAGAATCATACTCAAGATGCAAGCGACGATACAGAAGCCAGACATTATAAGCGACGTCAAGAAGTAACATATTGAACCTTCGCATTTAAGGACGTCATCCGGATTAAAAACAGACCCGTGCGCTTGTCTCTCAGCTTCCATGTCGTATATGCTGCTCGCAATCATACCCGAGAAGACGAAGGACCCGACCGGGAGGGCCAGCGTCAAGAAGTTGTATAGAGCTCCAAACTTTTTCAGACCGAAGAGCTCAGAGGCAGTGGCTGGGACAATAGCCCAGTGAGCACCGTACCCGAGTCCAATCAAGAGTGTGCCAATGTACATGGCTCCAGGCCATCCGAAGGCAAAACAAACATGTCCCACGGCCATTACTATCTGAGCCACGGCCATTGCTACAGGCCTTGGGTACGCATAGTCCCTtcacattatttaaaaatcaaaattcagaCACAAAGCACAATAAACAGagatgtaaataaataaataaacagatGTAAATAAGCAGAATCACAACAAAAAGTGATGTctcgaaaattatatttagcccatgttcaaaataaataatattaacagTTTATTTAACTGAAACTAGGAGTTTCCTGCTCCATAAGCagtaacaatatttttaaaaattatagctatgttcaaaataaataatattaacaatatatttaactGAAGTAGTTTTAAAAGTTAGTAactctatttatatattttgattattttttaaatgagcATTAAATTTAGTAGaatatctaaatttttaaagttttaggccataatttatatatttattgtttctAAATTAaccctttttttattttcgGACCATTCAACTTAAACATTGCTATTAGATAGACAACAAACCTGACAACGAGCTCAGAGAAATAACCGCCGGAGATACGTCCAAGGAAGTTCCAAATGCTGATCATAGACACAAACACGTGAGTGTTGTCATAACCAAGAGACTGACTCATCTGACCAAGATTGTCTATTACAGTCAAACCGGAACCACCACCGAGCAGAAGTGAGAAGAATATCAGCCAGAAGTCTGCCTTCACGAGTGCCTGCATTAGAGTAAAATCTTCACCTCTGTGCGGCCCTCTCCTTCCCTTCACCCGGACTGCTCCTTCCGCAGCTGCCTGCATTGCATTTAGGGGTGGATACAAATCAAATAATATCAACtttttggtatttgtgattACAAAACCGGATATCAGCTTCTTACAATCAATATAGATATtgttttttagtatttttttttctgctcGGCAACTTTACGGATATCCGAATTTTTCTAATTGAATAGAAACGAATAATAAATCGAATCAAATTTAATGAATAAATGCCCATCGTACCTGCATTAGCTGTGCTTGCAAATGAGCAATTCTCTTATGCCTCTCTGAAGCAGGAAGCAAATCAACATCTCTTGgtttctcatcttccacttcACTCAGGATCAAATCAGGTGTCCGGAGCCCTGGATCTTGGTCGCCTTCCCGTTTAGGTACAAGTGGTTCCTCCACCATATCAGCAGGACCGTTCGAATCACTGAAGAAACTCGTCATGATTGGGACCAAGACCGGTGCAAGAAGAATGAAAAACAACACAACGGTGAACGCGGTGACTACGTTAAGGCTAACAACGACGAGATCTTCGATAAGCATAACGGCCATGAGATAAACCGCGAGGAGAATGCAAACGCCGTAGATGAAAGTAA includes the following:
- the LOC103846506 gene encoding protein NUCLEAR FUSION DEFECTIVE 4, producing the protein MASTTREKFVSFINNRWLVFVAAMWIQSCAGIGYLFGSISPVIKSSLNYNQKELARLGVAKDLGDSVGFIAGYLSEMLPLWAALLVGAVQNLVGYGWVWLIVTGRAPILPLWAMCILIFVGNNGETYFNTASLVSGVQNFPKSRGPVVGILKGFAGLGGAMLSQIYTVINSPDPASLIFMVAVAPAVVVIPLMFFIRPVGGHRQIRPTDGFSFTFIYGVCILLAVYLMAVMLIEDLVVVSLNVVTAFTVVLFFILLAPVLVPIMTSFFSDSNGPADMVEEPLVPKREGDQDPGLRTPDLILSEVEDEKPRDVDLLPASERHKRIAHLQAQLMQAAAEGAVRVKGRRGPHRGEDFTLMQALVKADFWLIFFSLLLGGGSGLTVIDNLGQMSQSLGYDNTHVFVSMISIWNFLGRISGGYFSELVVRDYAYPRPVAMAVAQIVMAVGHVCFAFGWPGAMYIGTLLIGLGYGAHWAIVPATASELFGLKKFGALYNFLTLALPVGSFVFSGMIASSIYDMEAERQAHGSVFNPDDVLKCEGSICYFLTSLIMSGFCIVACILSMILVRRTKSVYTQLYGKTRA
- the LOC103846507 gene encoding peroxidase 55 — translated: MMLWFLVGMLFFCMVPESNAQLSENFYASTCPNVELIVRQAVTTKYQQTPITAPGTLRMFFHDCFVGGCDASVLIASDNGDAEKDAHDNISLAGDGFDTVAKAKLAVEAQCPGLVSCADILALAARDVVVLAGGPGFKVELGRRDGLVSHASSVDGKLPGPELDVTGLVNLFASNGLSITDMIALSGAHTLGFSHCDRFAHRLYNFSALMPVDPTLDPAYAQQLMQTCPRVGSEPNVVSTLDATTPDVFDNAYFQNLVARKGLLTSDQVLFNDFRSQATVVRFANNAEDFNSAFTSAMRKLGRVGVKVGKQGEIRKDCSAFN